From Nerophis lumbriciformis linkage group LG09, RoL_Nlum_v2.1, whole genome shotgun sequence, one genomic window encodes:
- the zbtb21 gene encoding zinc finger and BTB domain-containing protein 21 — protein sequence MESLVHYSNPAHTLSVLGLLNEQRLQGQMCDVVLVVADQRYHAHKSVLAASSEYFQSLFTRIDDTSMNVVNLDFCEPDAFEIVLNYIYSSSLFVDKGSLSAIQELGYSLGIPFLTNIVSTKPHASYCVSRKRLSFTEEDENDFQTRSVIVCRLRNDTSALSCTNHPTKTPERLSLLTGKLAHPPSGHNSCESDGNSAPITSKSPERCKTSERKSTYPYTSILKGNPSYISSIRPQLKTSASLSEAEVHHIRLPSSSDLDIKEDPGELEPHDNTKVSLQAHASELSQTIDRSGPLIKSLLRRSLSMDSPVPVYSPTLELKALQNHEQSVVTMSSESESSANNGNARTSPLVLRSKYRSTRNEQTQVEREQDVKLEPSSPLADPLDIIRITVGEALPVNLKDLQTNYNDCTKASLAPFGKRKERSDNRRYPFKKSKIFKLQAVSSDEKTSETVSHSTSDDNENNEELLSNKIFTCWNCFKVFRSSAGLHRHFNMYHNTEKQYACEICHKRFHTNFKVWTHCQTQHGVLQNPASSSSSPVIDDRFQKKLIDIVRDREIKKALLWKLKRNKQQSPTLAKQRSRSSFICPYCRKVFVFQSQYRQHLRIHPAEKGDKYTAREHILYREPDGVIQQKDSDSAVFACRLCNMKLSSMLEKDEHEKGCRHSTVCPYCGLRFSSPVIKKDHVTHCKYKKLTCLECMRTFKSSFSIWRHQMEVHNNNMINIKEQMNLKEQEHNEGMLQEEQYTSEHLTRESNSYNDSSGTTMYDTEDSSSYVPQDLSMGHHGELVVKEEPLEESVSEREESETSHTGPEEPGVWPCEKCGNLFSSRKDLERHQELLCHIKPFICHICNKAFRTNFRLWSHFQSHVWSGGEPLGAKEIDRPPLPPSPSLPMASQNSEQPLPQSPVLTQAMPDAAVDESSSPEPSMPLVDNTQKNQSDLQLSGHSPLSRSTSMEHPGGAQDADTLYYHAPSLSALTFKRQHVCKLCHRTFKTAFSLWSHEQSHGHV from the coding sequence ATGGAGAGCCTTGTGCACTACAGCAATCCTGCTCATACCCTCTCAGTGCTGGGACTTCTTAATGAGCAGCGTCTGCAGGGCCAAATGTGTGACGTGGTCCTGGTTGTGGCGGATCAGAGGTACCACGCTCATAAAAGTGTTCTGGCTGCCAGCAGTGAATATTTCCAGTCCCTCTTTACCAGGATAGATGACACATCCATGAATGTTGTCAACCTGGACTTCTGTGAGCCGGATGCCTTTGAGATAGTGCTCAATTATATTTACTCCTCCTCTCTTTTTGTGGACAAAGGTAGTCTTTCAGCAATTCAAGAGCTGGGCTACAGTCTAGGAATTCCTTTCCTCACCAACATTGTGTCCACAAAGCCGCATGCATCCTATTGTGTCTCCAGAAAAAGACTTTCCTTTACAGAAGAGGACGAGAATGACTTCCAGACGAGGAGTGTCATCGTGTGTCGTCTCCGCAATGACACATCTGCACTCTCCTGTACGAATCATCCGACAAAAACACCGGAGAGATTGTCTCTTCTCACCGGCAAGTTGGCTCATCCTCCATCAGGTCATAACTCCTGTGAGTCAGACGGGAACTCTGCACCAATCACAAGTAAATCACCTGAGCGGTGTAAGACTTCTGAAAGGAAGTCCACCTATCCGTACACCTCAATACTAAAAGGGAATCCATCATACATCTCTTCTATTAGGCCGCAACTGAAAACATCTGCATCCTTGAGTGAGGCTGAAGTGCACCATATTAGGCTGCCGTCTTCCTCTGACCTGGACATAAAAGAGGACCCTGGGGAACTGGAGCCTCACGATAACACCAAAGTGTCCCTGCAGGCTCATGCCTCTGAGCTGAGCCAGACAATTGACCGGAGTGGGCCACTAATAAAAAGCCTACTTCGAAGATCATTATCGATGGACAGCCCTGTTCCGGTCTACTCACCCACTCTGGAGCTCAAGGCGCTACAAAATCATGAACAGTCAGTTGTTACAATGTCATCCGAGTCTGAAAGTTCCGCTAACAATGGAAACGCAAGAACATCTCCTCTTGTTCTCAGGTCAAAGTACCGCAGCACACGCAATGAACAAACTCAGGTAGAAAGAGAGCAGGATGTGAAATTGGAGCCCAGCAGTCCACTCGCAGACCCCCTTGATATCATCCGAATCACAGTTGGAGAAGCTCTGCCAGTCAATCTGAAAGATTTACAGACAAATTACAATGACTGTACTAAGGCAAGCCTCGCTCCTTTCGGAAAACGAAAGGAAAGATCAGACAATAGGCGGTACCCGTTCAAGAAGAGCAAGATATTTAAGCTGCAAGCCGTCTCTTCTGATGAGAAGACGTCAGAGACGGTATCTCACAGCACCAGCGACGATAACGAGAACAACGAGGAGTTGCTTTCAAACAAGATTTTTACTTGCTGGAACTGTTTTAAGGTTTTCAGGTCTAGCGCTGGACTACATCGTCATTTTAACATGTACCACAACACCGAAAAGCAGTACGCTTGTGAAATTTGCCACAAGCGCTTTCATACCAACTTCAAAGTGTGGACGCATTGTCAAACTCAGCACGGTGTCCTGCAAAACCCAGCGTCGTCTTCCAGTTCCCCAGTAATAGATGATCGATTTCAAAAGAAACTGATAGACATTGTGCGAGACCGAGAGATAAAGAAAGCCTTACTCTGGAAACTTAAAAGGAATAAACAACAATCTCCCACGCTAGCCAAACAGCGATCAAGGTCCAGCTTCATATGTCCTTATTGTAGGAAAGTCTTTGTGTTTCAGTCTCAGTACAGGCAACATTTAAGGATACATCCTGCAGAGAAAGGTGACAAGTACACAGCACGGGAGCACATCCTTTACCGGGAACCGGATGGGGTCATTCAGCAGAAGGATTCCGATAGCGCTGTTTTCGCCTGTAGACTTTGTAATATGAAGCTGTCTTCAATGTTGGAGAAGGATGAACACGAGAAAGGCTGTCGGCATTCCACTGTATGCCCATACTGTGGCCTCAGATTTTCAAGTCCAGTAATCAAGAAAGACCATgtgacacactgcaagtacaagaAACTGACATGCCTGGAATGCATGCGAACCTTCAAGTCCTCCTTCAGTATTTGGCGCCACCAGATGGAGgtgcacaacaacaacatgataAATATTAAGGAGCAGATGAATCTAAAGGAGCAAGAGCACAATGAAGGAATGCTTCAAGAGGAGCAGTATACTAGTGAACATCTTACAAGGGAGAGCAATAGCTACAATGACTCCTCAGGTACAACTATGTATGATACAGAGGATTCCTCGTCCTATGTGCCTCAGGACCTGAGCATGGGTCATCATGGAGAGCTAGTGGTGAAGGAAGAGCCGCTAGAGGAGTCTGTGAGTGAGCGGGAAGAAAGCGAGACAAGCCACACTGGACCAGAAGAACCTGGCGTATGGCCGTGTGAGAAATGTGGCAATCTCTTCAGCTCTCGCAAAGACCTGGAGCGCCATCAGGAGCTGCTGTGCCACATCAAGCCCTTCATTTGCCACATATGCAACAAAGCCTTCAGGACCAACTTCCGCCTATGGAGCCACTTTCAGTCCCACGTGTGGAGTGGAGGTGAACCCCTAGGAGCCAAAGAAATAGATAGGCCCCCTCTGCCTCCATCCCCTTCCCTGCCAATGGCCTCTCAAAACTCAGAACAACCCCTCCCACAGTCCCCCGTGCTCACCCAGGCGATGCCAGACGCGGCGGTTGATGAGTCCAGCAGCCCTGAGCCTTCCATGCCGTTGGTCGATAACACCCAGAAAAATCAATCTGACCTACAACTCAGCGGCCACAGCCCCTTGTCAAGATCTACCAGCATGGAACATCCAGGTGGCGCTCAGGATGCAGATACTCTCTATTATCACGCACCGTCCCTCTCTGCCTTGACATTCAAGAGGCAGCACGTGTGTAAACTCTGTCACAGAACCTTTAAGACCGCTTTCAGTCTCTGGAGCCATGAGCAGAGTCATGGTCATGTGTGA